Proteins co-encoded in one Candidatus Polarisedimenticolaceae bacterium genomic window:
- a CDS encoding methyltransferase domain-containing protein codes for MTVEYVDHASRRVERVYGVLARVYDDFFDWALGPGRRRAVACLGVAPGDRVLEVGVGTGLSLPLYPKGCEVVGIDISEPMLDRARARLGGLDGVRMRLLRMDARAIQFEDGYFDKVVAPYVVSVVPDPAAVLAEMARICRPGGTIIVVNRFLSRWRLFAALDRLLTPLSTWLGFRLDVPVTVVTQAPGLRLVREERVNMLGGWRLLVLERL; via the coding sequence ATGACCGTCGAGTACGTCGATCACGCATCCCGCCGGGTCGAGCGCGTCTACGGCGTCCTCGCGCGTGTCTACGACGATTTCTTCGACTGGGCGCTCGGCCCCGGCAGGCGACGGGCCGTCGCCTGTCTCGGCGTCGCCCCGGGAGATCGTGTGCTCGAGGTCGGCGTCGGGACCGGTCTGTCGCTCCCGCTCTACCCGAAAGGCTGCGAGGTCGTCGGCATCGACATCAGCGAGCCGATGCTGGACCGGGCGCGTGCGCGCCTCGGCGGCCTGGACGGCGTGCGCATGCGCCTTCTCCGGATGGACGCGCGCGCGATCCAGTTCGAAGACGGCTACTTCGACAAGGTCGTCGCGCCCTACGTCGTCTCGGTGGTTCCCGATCCCGCGGCGGTCCTTGCGGAGATGGCCCGCATCTGCCGCCCGGGAGGGACGATCATCGTCGTCAACCGCTTCCTCTCGCGCTGGCGCCTCTTCGCCGCGCTGGATCGGCTCCTCACGCCCCTGTCGACGTGGCTCGGGTTCCGCCTGGACGTTCCCGTCACGGTCGTGACCCAGGCACCCGGGCTCCGCCTCGTCCGGGAGGAGCGGGTCAACATGCTCGGAGGATGGCGCCTCTTGGTGCTCGAGCGACTCTAG
- the lysS gene encoding lysine--tRNA ligase has protein sequence MTATAHAGAHWADQAADAAIASGRPVVVSSGISPSGEIHIGNMREVLTADAIYRAVRDRGIPARFNYVCDNFDPLRRVYPFLDAAVYEPLIGRPLSEIPCPCGRHASYADHFLEPFLASLETLRVDVELERADRMYKSGRMNRVIAAALRERDRIAAILKELTGKEVGADWSPFNPLCPACGRITQTTVTGFSVEAETVGFRCACGTSGDVPMAGGGKLTWRVDWPARWAMLGVTVEPFGKDHATRGGSYDTGARISREVFGYEPPFPIGYEWISLKGQGDMSSSKGNVLSIAEALTLAPPEALRYLVMREKPQRTITFDPGLPLLQLVDEVDDAAAKGADSRALALSRAAGFAPVGVPFKHLVVAAQVAGFDPEKTIAVLERTGYSGLDRDAVASRLAYARRWLDTHAPDDVRFEVKKELPAQARELSSDQKAFLSRLGSGLSDGMTGEAVHLLVYDLAQGFPGSKPASLFQAIYIALLGKPKGPRAGTFIAALGPSFCASRFLAASA, from the coding sequence ATGACGGCGACGGCGCACGCGGGAGCTCACTGGGCGGATCAAGCGGCCGACGCCGCGATCGCCTCCGGCCGCCCGGTCGTCGTCTCGAGCGGTATCTCCCCGTCGGGCGAGATCCACATCGGGAACATGCGCGAAGTTTTGACCGCCGACGCGATCTATCGAGCGGTGCGCGATCGCGGGATCCCGGCGCGCTTCAACTACGTCTGCGACAACTTCGACCCGCTGCGGCGCGTCTACCCGTTTCTCGATGCGGCCGTCTACGAGCCGCTCATCGGCCGGCCGCTCTCCGAGATCCCCTGTCCGTGCGGCCGTCATGCGTCGTACGCCGACCACTTCCTCGAGCCGTTCCTGGCTTCGCTCGAGACGCTGCGCGTCGACGTCGAGCTCGAGCGAGCCGACCGGATGTACAAGAGCGGGCGGATGAACCGCGTGATCGCGGCGGCGCTCCGCGAGAGGGACCGGATCGCCGCGATCTTGAAGGAGCTGACCGGCAAGGAGGTCGGCGCCGACTGGTCGCCGTTCAACCCGCTCTGCCCCGCGTGCGGGCGCATCACGCAAACGACCGTGACCGGCTTCTCCGTCGAGGCCGAGACGGTCGGATTCCGCTGCGCCTGCGGGACGTCGGGAGACGTCCCGATGGCGGGTGGCGGGAAGCTCACGTGGCGCGTCGACTGGCCGGCGCGGTGGGCGATGCTCGGCGTCACGGTCGAGCCGTTCGGGAAGGATCACGCGACGCGCGGCGGCTCCTACGACACCGGTGCCAGGATCAGCCGCGAAGTCTTCGGCTACGAGCCGCCCTTCCCGATCGGCTACGAGTGGATCAGCCTCAAGGGGCAGGGGGACATGTCCTCGAGCAAGGGCAACGTGCTCTCGATCGCGGAAGCGCTGACCTTGGCGCCCCCCGAGGCGCTCCGTTACCTCGTCATGCGCGAGAAGCCGCAGCGCACGATCACCTTCGACCCGGGGCTTCCGCTCCTCCAGCTCGTCGACGAGGTGGACGACGCCGCGGCGAAGGGGGCGGACAGCCGCGCGCTCGCGCTCTCACGCGCTGCGGGGTTCGCTCCGGTCGGCGTGCCGTTCAAGCACCTCGTCGTCGCGGCGCAGGTCGCCGGGTTCGACCCCGAGAAGACGATCGCCGTCCTCGAGCGGACCGGTTACTCCGGGCTCGACCGTGACGCGGTCGCCTCGCGCCTCGCGTACGCGCGGCGCTGGCTCGATACGCACGCGCCCGACGACGTGCGATTCGAGGTCAAGAAGGAGCTTCCCGCCCAAGCGAGGGAGCTGAGCTCGGATCAGAAAGCGTTCCTCTCTCGCCTCGGCTCGGGCTTGAGCGACGGCATGACGGGGGAGGCGGTGCACCTCCTCGTCTACGACCTCGCGCAGGGATTCCCCGGCTCGAAGCCGGCTTCGCTCTTCCAGGCGATCTACATCGCACTCCTGGGGAAGCCGAAGGGGCCGCGCGCGGGAACGTTCATCGCGGCCCTCGGGCCTTCGTTCTGTGCGTCGCGCTTTCTCGCCGCGTCAGCCTGA
- a CDS encoding MFS transporter, translating to MRSERYAAGIALVVLTLLNILNYVDRSVLFAVQPLVQDEFKLTNTQLGLLTSVFLVCYMIAAPLVAPFADRHSRKRIIAFGALFWSALTLLTAFTHTYWELLLRHTLVGVGEATFVTIAPTFAADLAPLAKRGRILGVFYLAIPVGTAAGFLLGGWLGPKYGWRVPFYAAAVPGFLLALAVFFLKEPERGRYDAPAPEAGRPSLRGLIANPAYWTATLGMAAMTFALGGVQVWMPTFLSRARGFSLEAANTAFGKIIVVDGILASLIGGWLGDRLLGRVRGSYYFVSAVSMAIGVPLMTLSIYGGERFLIPGMWVASFFLLLNTAPLNAAVVNSVPSSIRVTALAFNMFLIHLLGDVPSPTLMGAIADRRSLEAAFACPVIAMAVSSAILFWGRRYAPREVLSG from the coding sequence GTGAGATCGGAGCGGTACGCGGCCGGCATCGCGCTCGTCGTCCTCACGCTCCTCAACATCCTGAACTACGTCGACCGGTCGGTGCTGTTCGCCGTCCAGCCCCTCGTCCAGGATGAGTTCAAGCTCACCAACACGCAGCTCGGGCTCCTCACGAGCGTCTTCCTCGTCTGTTACATGATCGCGGCGCCGCTCGTCGCCCCGTTCGCCGACCGGCACTCGCGCAAGAGGATCATCGCGTTCGGTGCGCTCTTCTGGAGCGCCCTGACCCTTCTCACCGCGTTCACCCACACGTACTGGGAGCTGCTCCTCAGGCACACCCTGGTGGGCGTCGGCGAGGCGACGTTCGTCACGATCGCGCCGACCTTCGCCGCCGATCTCGCCCCCTTGGCCAAGCGCGGACGGATCCTCGGCGTCTTCTACCTCGCGATTCCCGTCGGAACCGCTGCGGGATTCCTGCTCGGGGGATGGCTGGGACCGAAGTACGGCTGGCGGGTCCCGTTCTATGCGGCGGCGGTTCCGGGATTCCTCCTCGCGCTGGCGGTGTTCTTTCTGAAGGAGCCCGAGCGCGGCCGCTACGACGCCCCGGCTCCGGAGGCCGGCCGGCCGTCGCTCCGTGGATTGATCGCGAACCCGGCCTACTGGACCGCGACGCTCGGCATGGCGGCGATGACGTTCGCGCTCGGCGGGGTCCAGGTCTGGATGCCGACGTTCCTCTCGCGGGCGCGCGGATTCTCGCTCGAGGCGGCGAACACGGCGTTCGGGAAGATCATCGTCGTCGACGGCATCCTGGCGTCGCTCATCGGCGGGTGGCTCGGCGACCGTCTCCTCGGCCGCGTGCGCGGCTCGTACTACTTCGTGTCGGCCGTGAGCATGGCGATCGGGGTGCCGCTCATGACGCTCTCGATCTACGGCGGCGAGCGCTTCCTCATCCCGGGGATGTGGGTCGCGTCGTTCTTCCTTCTGCTCAACACGGCACCGCTCAACGCCGCGGTGGTCAACTCCGTGCCGTCGTCGATCCGCGTCACGGCGCTCGCGTTCAACATGTTCCTCATCCATCTCCTCGGCGACGTGCCGTCGCCGACCTTGATGGGCGCGATCGCCGACCGGCGATCGCTCGAGGCGGCGTTCGCCTGTCCCGTGATCGCGATGGCCGTCTCGTCCGCGATCCTCTTCTGGGGGCGGCGATACGCGCCTCGAGAGGTGCTCTCAGGCTGA
- a CDS encoding NAD(+)/NADH kinase produces the protein MAKRRKRVRGAIRRVVVVAKPGTPEGKRIAQELAAWLRARRVQVRLDATTSAALGQRDGVPEGTLPRGTDLVIVAGGDGTLLSVARVAGPLGIPILGVNFGGLGFMTELQPEELYAGLERVLHGRYEIEERDALRVRLKRGRKILGAYAMLNDAVVTKTALARMLVIEVRIDKELVATYTSDGLIVATPTGSTAYNLSAGGPILDPRMSAFVIAPICPHAMSFRPVVVPGWVTIEVTLRSMTEEAYLTLDGQVGFPMRQLDVLVIDRHPRPVRLVRVAKRGFFEILQRKLRWGGR, from the coding sequence ATGGCGAAGAGGCGTAAGCGCGTCCGCGGCGCCATCCGCCGCGTCGTCGTCGTCGCGAAGCCGGGGACGCCGGAAGGGAAGCGCATCGCGCAGGAGCTGGCCGCGTGGCTGCGCGCCCGCCGGGTCCAGGTCCGCCTCGATGCGACGACCTCCGCGGCGCTGGGGCAGCGCGACGGCGTCCCGGAGGGGACGCTCCCCCGCGGGACCGACCTCGTCATCGTCGCCGGCGGCGACGGAACGCTCCTCTCGGTCGCGCGGGTCGCGGGCCCCCTCGGCATCCCGATCCTCGGCGTGAACTTCGGCGGGCTCGGGTTCATGACCGAGCTTCAGCCCGAGGAGCTCTACGCCGGCCTCGAGCGCGTCCTCCACGGACGTTACGAGATCGAGGAGCGCGACGCCCTCCGCGTGCGCCTGAAGCGAGGACGGAAGATCTTGGGCGCGTACGCGATGCTCAACGACGCGGTCGTCACCAAGACGGCGCTCGCGCGGATGCTCGTCATCGAGGTCCGCATCGACAAGGAGCTGGTCGCCACCTACACCTCGGACGGCCTCATCGTCGCGACGCCGACCGGCTCCACCGCCTACAACCTCTCCGCCGGCGGGCCGATCCTGGACCCGCGGATGAGCGCCTTCGTGATCGCGCCGATCTGCCCGCACGCGATGAGCTTCCGCCCGGTCGTCGTCCCCGGGTGGGTCACGATCGAGGTGACGCTGCGGAGCATGACCGAAGAGGCCTACCTCACTCTCGACGGACAGGTCGGCTTCCCGATGCGCCAGCTCGACGTGCTCGTCATCGACCGCCATCCGCGGCCGGTGCGGCTCGTCCGCGTCGCCAAGCGCGGCTTCTTCGAGATCCTCCAGAGGAAGCTGCGCTGGGGCGGACGGTGA
- a CDS encoding TlyA family RNA methyltransferase gives MSGRVRLDVLLVERGLAPTRAKAQAMLLAGLVTTGERRLDKPGALVPRDLPLAVAPGRRYVGRGAGKLAPALVRFGVDAAGRAALDVGASTGGFTQVLLEAGASAVMALDVGRGQLDWSLRNDPRVVVVDGVNARFLTPSLLPSVPSLAVIDVSFISLRQVLKGVCACLAPGADVIALVKPQFEVGRERVGKHGIVSDKAAWDDVLVSLTGFAREHGLGPRAIARSAVRGATGNVEFFLHLRPGGGPAAAELLDADRRAAVDGEEA, from the coding sequence GTGAGCGGACGCGTCCGCCTCGACGTGCTCCTGGTCGAGCGAGGCCTCGCCCCGACGCGCGCGAAGGCGCAGGCGATGCTCCTCGCCGGGCTCGTGACGACCGGAGAGCGCCGCCTCGACAAGCCCGGTGCGCTCGTCCCCCGCGATCTTCCCCTTGCGGTCGCTCCGGGCCGGCGGTACGTCGGCCGCGGCGCCGGCAAGCTCGCCCCGGCGCTCGTTCGGTTCGGCGTCGACGCCGCCGGCCGGGCCGCTCTCGACGTCGGAGCGTCGACGGGCGGATTCACGCAGGTGCTCCTCGAGGCCGGTGCGTCGGCGGTCATGGCGCTCGACGTCGGTCGCGGTCAGCTCGACTGGTCGCTCCGGAACGATCCGCGCGTCGTCGTCGTGGACGGCGTCAACGCGCGCTTCCTCACCCCGTCTCTCCTTCCCTCCGTGCCGAGCCTCGCCGTCATCGATGTATCCTTCATCTCGCTGCGGCAGGTGCTGAAGGGCGTGTGCGCGTGTCTCGCCCCCGGCGCGGACGTGATCGCGCTCGTCAAGCCGCAGTTCGAGGTGGGGCGGGAACGCGTGGGCAAGCACGGCATCGTCTCGGACAAGGCGGCATGGGACGACGTCCTCGTGTCGCTGACCGGCTTCGCGCGCGAGCACGGGCTCGGGCCGCGGGCGATCGCGCGGTCGGCGGTGCGGGGCGCCACCGGGAACGTCGAGTTCTTCCTTCACCTCCGTCCCGGCGGCGGGCCGGCTGCAGCGGAGCTCCTGGACGCCGATCGAAGGGCCGCCGTCGATGGCGAAGAGGCGTAA
- a CDS encoding farnesyl diphosphate synthase translates to MTVGLDDYLAARAADVERALDELLPAATGPAARLHEAMRYAVFGGGKRLRPALALAVCESLGGRVEEVVAPAAALELVHTYSLVHDDLPAMDDDDLRRGRPTVHKAFGEAEAILAGDALLTLALEILATKPEGDEAAVRRSAAVALVARGAGAAGMVGGQLADLDAERKPAELPALEWIHAHKTGALLAASAELGALHAGAPPPVCRAFARFGAALGLAFQIADDILDRTATAAALGKTPGKDERAGKATYPALLGVDRSRAEADRLAAQARAEIPESVRDRGLLDALARYAVERGR, encoded by the coding sequence GTGACCGTGGGTCTCGACGATTACCTCGCCGCCCGCGCCGCCGACGTCGAGCGCGCGCTCGACGAGCTGCTCCCGGCGGCCACGGGGCCCGCGGCGCGTCTTCACGAGGCGATGCGGTACGCGGTCTTCGGCGGCGGCAAGAGGCTGCGCCCCGCCCTCGCCCTCGCCGTCTGTGAGTCGCTCGGCGGCCGCGTCGAGGAGGTCGTGGCACCCGCGGCCGCGCTCGAGCTGGTCCATACCTACTCGCTCGTCCACGACGACCTGCCGGCGATGGACGACGACGATCTGAGGCGCGGCCGTCCGACCGTGCACAAGGCGTTCGGCGAGGCGGAGGCGATCCTCGCCGGAGACGCCCTGCTCACGCTCGCGCTCGAGATCCTCGCGACGAAGCCCGAAGGGGACGAGGCCGCGGTGCGCCGCTCGGCGGCCGTCGCCCTCGTCGCGCGCGGTGCCGGGGCTGCCGGCATGGTCGGGGGCCAGCTCGCCGATCTCGACGCCGAGAGGAAGCCGGCCGAGCTCCCCGCTCTCGAGTGGATCCACGCTCACAAAACCGGGGCGCTCCTCGCGGCGTCGGCCGAGCTCGGCGCGCTGCACGCCGGGGCGCCGCCTCCGGTCTGCCGCGCCTTCGCGCGCTTCGGCGCGGCGCTCGGCCTCGCCTTCCAGATCGCCGACGACATCCTCGACCGGACCGCGACCGCGGCGGCCCTCGGCAAGACCCCCGGCAAGGACGAGCGTGCCGGGAAGGCGACCTATCCGGCTCTGCTCGGGGTCGACCGGTCGCGTGCCGAGGCCGACCGTCTCGCGGCGCAGGCGCGCGCCGAGATCCCCGAGAGCGTCCGCGATCGCGGGCTCCTCGACGCCTTGGCGCGCTACGCGGTCGAACGCGGGCGGTGA
- the rny gene encoding ribonuclease Y has protein sequence MSSSLAPLVGIVLAAILVVLAVVIARRIVARAREQAPTIVEDARRVAEDRAHAILASAQEKALAAEEDVDRREHELDVRDAQLETRARQLETDLGAIDRQRKDLERRQNALAKSEEQTRQAQTAAEADRAEARRALERVAGLTAEEARAEMLASIEAEARREAARLARRIEEEAKEVAEREARRLLVDATQRVSLRDPVESTVTFIALPSDEMKGRIIGREGRNIRALEMATGIDVIIDDTPGAILLSSFDPVRREIARIALQRLVEDGRIHPARIEEVVQKVGEEFETLVEEAGSQAAFSLGVAELHPRLARLVGRLKFRHQYGHNLLQHAVEVVHLGAYMAAETGAKADVIRRAGLLHEIGRVEEGASGHPVAVAAELTAKFGERDEIVKAVQAMHPDAEAKTIEHLILRAANRLSDNRPGARKDNLDVFVERLRRLETMARSFPGVTQAFALKAGKELRVIVDTRGVTDDQAYILSKEIARAIERDLEYPGPIRVSVVRETRAVQYAV, from the coding sequence ATGTCGAGCTCGCTCGCGCCCCTCGTGGGGATCGTCCTCGCCGCCATCCTGGTGGTGCTCGCGGTGGTCATCGCGCGCCGGATCGTCGCCCGGGCGCGCGAGCAGGCGCCAACGATCGTCGAAGACGCACGCCGCGTTGCCGAGGATCGAGCGCACGCGATCCTCGCCTCCGCGCAGGAAAAGGCGCTGGCCGCCGAGGAGGACGTGGACCGCCGGGAGCACGAGCTCGACGTCCGCGACGCCCAGCTCGAGACGCGGGCCCGCCAGCTCGAGACCGACCTCGGCGCCATCGACCGCCAGCGCAAGGACCTGGAGCGCCGCCAGAACGCGCTCGCGAAGTCCGAGGAGCAGACGCGCCAGGCTCAGACCGCGGCGGAAGCCGACCGCGCCGAGGCCCGCCGCGCGCTCGAGCGGGTCGCCGGACTCACCGCCGAGGAAGCTCGTGCCGAGATGCTGGCGTCGATCGAGGCCGAGGCGCGCCGCGAGGCGGCCCGCCTCGCCCGCCGCATCGAGGAAGAGGCCAAGGAAGTCGCCGAGCGCGAGGCGCGCCGCCTGCTCGTCGACGCGACGCAGCGCGTGAGCTTGCGGGATCCGGTCGAGTCGACGGTCACCTTCATCGCCTTGCCGTCCGACGAGATGAAGGGGCGGATCATCGGCCGCGAGGGCCGGAACATCCGGGCGCTCGAGATGGCGACCGGGATCGACGTGATCATCGACGACACGCCGGGCGCCATCCTCCTCTCGTCGTTCGACCCCGTGCGGCGCGAGATCGCGCGCATCGCGCTCCAGCGTCTCGTCGAGGACGGCCGGATCCACCCCGCCCGGATCGAGGAGGTCGTGCAGAAGGTCGGCGAGGAGTTCGAGACGCTCGTCGAGGAGGCCGGGAGCCAGGCGGCATTCTCGCTCGGCGTCGCCGAGCTGCACCCGCGCCTCGCGCGCCTCGTCGGGCGGCTCAAGTTCCGCCACCAGTACGGCCACAACCTGCTCCAGCACGCGGTCGAGGTGGTCCACCTCGGCGCGTACATGGCCGCGGAGACGGGAGCGAAAGCCGACGTCATCCGCCGCGCGGGCCTGCTCCACGAGATCGGCCGCGTGGAGGAGGGCGCCTCCGGCCATCCGGTCGCCGTCGCCGCCGAGCTGACGGCGAAGTTCGGCGAGCGGGACGAGATCGTGAAGGCGGTCCAGGCGATGCACCCGGATGCCGAGGCGAAGACGATCGAGCACCTCATCTTGAGGGCGGCGAACCGGCTCTCGGACAATCGCCCCGGTGCACGGAAGGACAACCTCGACGTCTTCGTCGAGCGCCTGCGGCGCCTCGAGACGATGGCCCGCTCGTTCCCCGGCGTGACCCAGGCGTTCGCGCTCAAGGCGGGCAAGGAGCTCCGCGTGATCGTCGACACGCGCGGCGTCACCGACGATCAGGCCTACATCCTCTCGAAGGAGATCGCCCGAGCGATCGAGCGCGACCTCGAGTACCCGGGCCCGATCCGCGTGAGCGTGGTGCGTGAGACCCGCGCGGTCCAGTACGCGGTGTGA
- a CDS encoding cell division protein ZapA: MSASEGPTPVTIYGKTYHLRGEGDPRYLHSLAKEVDRRMRDVAETTGTADTLKVAILAALNITDDCMQARSVPASSDVEADLGRLAARIDEVLADPGCRPHRAEAGRSDGHA, translated from the coding sequence TTGAGCGCAAGCGAAGGACCGACGCCCGTCACGATCTACGGCAAGACGTATCACCTGCGCGGCGAAGGCGACCCGCGCTATCTCCACTCGCTCGCGAAGGAAGTCGACCGGCGGATGCGCGACGTGGCGGAGACGACGGGAACCGCGGACACGCTGAAGGTGGCGATCCTGGCCGCCCTCAACATCACCGACGATTGCATGCAGGCCCGCAGCGTCCCCGCGTCGAGCGACGTGGAGGCGGATCTGGGCCGATTGGCCGCTCGGATCGACGAGGTACTCGCCGATCCGGGTTGCCGGCCGCACCGTGCCGAGGCTGGACGGTCGGATGGACACGCGTGA
- the pheT gene encoding phenylalanine--tRNA ligase subunit beta, with amino-acid sequence MLISHAWLEEISGIDADAREVARRLTARGLTVDAIAEAGDDRVLDVDVPANRPDALGHRGVAREVAAAFGRSPLPKPAVREPGLRGIEVAIEAPDLCRRYTASIVRGVRVAPSPPWVVARLEACGLRSINNVVDASNLVMLELGQPVHFFDLARLTGGVLRVRPAFAAEALVTLDGVSRTLDAGTIVIADGARGVALGGIMGGDETQITAETRDVLIEAAWFQPAAVRRAARKLGLVTDASQRFERGADPEAPPAAQALAVRLLETIAGGRGEPGIVDAYPAPFPARSLAVRLPRVALLLGYAPGSAESEEALRALDLRPTPTAEGFEVEVPSWRVDLTREADLVEEIGRHLGYDRIPSHVPATPPPASGLRTFTSLNERARDRLAALGFSEAFNYAMIAAGDDDAFVAPGLPPSMPLSNPIAETLGVLRRALTPGLVQAAALNVRRGLADVRLFEAGHVFLARGAAELPDEPLRLAFAWHGAGRPRHWSEPSREVEAYDAIGLVEDLLALASDTGRFTQMASDLRGLHPGRRTAWIDADGRTAAWCGALHPDLAARLDVQGPLYVGEIDLGVASAHAAARPAYRAIARVPSITRDLSIVLSPGAPAGSVLTVLAAVPAPAPAEILWIDRYEGPPLDAGEAAMTLRVILQPLERTLTDDEAEAFRSRLVAALATVPGARLRRIDT; translated from the coding sequence GTGCTGATCTCGCACGCGTGGCTCGAGGAGATCTCCGGCATCGACGCCGACGCGCGGGAGGTCGCACGGCGGCTGACCGCTCGCGGCCTGACCGTGGACGCGATCGCGGAGGCGGGCGACGACCGGGTGCTCGACGTCGACGTCCCCGCGAACCGCCCCGATGCGCTCGGCCACCGCGGCGTCGCGCGCGAGGTCGCGGCGGCGTTCGGACGATCTCCCCTTCCGAAGCCGGCGGTCCGCGAGCCGGGGCTCCGTGGAATCGAAGTCGCGATCGAAGCGCCCGACCTCTGCCGGCGCTACACCGCCTCGATCGTCCGCGGCGTCCGCGTCGCGCCATCCCCCCCCTGGGTCGTCGCGCGGCTCGAGGCGTGCGGCCTGCGGTCGATCAACAACGTCGTCGACGCGTCGAACCTCGTCATGCTCGAGCTCGGCCAACCGGTCCACTTCTTCGATCTCGCCCGCCTCACGGGCGGCGTCCTCCGCGTTCGCCCCGCCTTCGCCGCCGAGGCGCTCGTCACCTTGGACGGCGTGAGCCGGACGCTCGACGCCGGAACGATCGTCATCGCCGACGGCGCGCGCGGCGTCGCGCTCGGCGGCATCATGGGCGGCGACGAGACGCAGATCACCGCGGAGACGCGGGACGTCCTCATCGAGGCGGCCTGGTTCCAGCCCGCCGCCGTTCGCCGCGCGGCGCGGAAACTCGGCCTCGTCACCGACGCCAGCCAGCGGTTCGAGCGCGGGGCCGATCCCGAAGCTCCTCCCGCGGCCCAGGCCCTTGCCGTGCGCCTGCTCGAGACGATCGCCGGTGGACGTGGCGAGCCCGGTATCGTCGACGCGTATCCCGCTCCGTTTCCCGCGCGCTCGCTCGCGGTGCGGCTTCCGCGCGTCGCGCTCCTCCTCGGCTACGCGCCGGGCTCCGCCGAGTCGGAGGAGGCGCTGCGCGCGCTCGACCTCCGTCCGACGCCGACCGCCGAGGGCTTCGAGGTCGAGGTGCCGTCCTGGAGGGTCGACCTGACGCGCGAGGCGGACCTCGTCGAGGAGATCGGCCGCCACCTCGGCTACGACCGGATCCCCTCTCACGTGCCCGCGACGCCGCCGCCGGCCTCGGGCCTCCGGACGTTCACGAGCCTGAACGAGCGCGCGCGCGACCGTCTCGCCGCGCTCGGCTTCTCCGAGGCGTTCAACTACGCGATGATCGCCGCGGGAGACGACGACGCCTTCGTCGCGCCCGGGCTTCCCCCGTCGATGCCGCTCTCGAACCCGATTGCGGAGACGCTCGGCGTGCTCCGCCGCGCGCTCACGCCGGGGCTCGTCCAGGCGGCCGCGTTGAACGTAAGGCGCGGGCTCGCCGACGTCCGCCTCTTCGAGGCCGGTCACGTCTTCCTCGCCCGAGGCGCCGCCGAGCTTCCCGACGAGCCGCTCAGGCTCGCCTTCGCCTGGCACGGCGCTGGGCGCCCCCGGCATTGGAGCGAACCTTCCCGCGAGGTCGAGGCCTACGACGCGATCGGGCTCGTCGAAGATCTCCTCGCGCTCGCCTCGGACACGGGCCGCTTCACGCAGATGGCTTCCGATCTGCGGGGCCTCCATCCGGGACGACGGACGGCGTGGATCGATGCGGACGGCCGGACGGCCGCGTGGTGCGGGGCGCTGCACCCGGACCTCGCCGCGCGGCTCGACGTTCAAGGCCCGCTCTACGTCGGTGAGATCGATCTCGGCGTCGCCTCGGCCCACGCGGCCGCGCGCCCCGCTTACCGCGCGATTGCCCGCGTGCCTTCGATCACCCGCGACCTTTCGATCGTGCTCTCCCCCGGCGCTCCCGCGGGCTCGGTCTTGACCGTCCTCGCCGCGGTTCCCGCCCCCGCTCCCGCCGAGATCCTTTGGATCGACCGCTACGAGGGCCCTCCCCTCGATGCGGGCGAGGCGGCCATGACCCTGCGTGTTATTCTTCAGCCGCTGGAGCGCACGCTGACGGACGACGAGGCGGAGGCGTTCCGGTCGCGCCTCGTCGCGGCGCTCGCGACGGTGCCCGGTGCCAGGCTCCGGCGGATTGACACATGA